A genomic region of Roseateles amylovorans contains the following coding sequences:
- a CDS encoding OFA family MFS transporter: MSSVLNDPSAAAPGGSSWLAKERTIAAPGFNRWLVPPSALAIHLCIGMAYGFSVFWLPLSKMMQTAGTGAACGKDVGFFAQLFTTACDWNVATLGWMYTLFFVFLGCSAAIWGGWLERAGPRKAGLVSAVCWCGGMLLSALGIHTHQFWMMILGSGVIGGIGLGLGYISPVSTLIKWFPDRRGMATGMAIMGFGGGAMIGSPLAVELMKHFATPTDAGVMQTFVVMALVYFVFMVAGAMGYRVPPTGWKPEGWTPPVAQATNTMITQRHVHVKKVWGIPQFWLVWIVLCMNVSAGIGVIGMASPMLQEIFGGKLIGLELPFSELDKGQLAAIAAIAGGFTALLSLFNIGGRFVWASASDKLGRKLTYTVFFVLGGLLYASLPSSAAAGHKLAFVGAVCIILSMYGGGFATVPAYLGDLFGTQMVGAIHGRLLTAWATAGILGPIVVNYMRDYQLGLGIPKDQVYNQTMYILVGLLVIGLIANLMIRPVADKHFMTDAELAVEKKLASEKAAANEVGSGPGAGKATPVALVALAWAAVSIPLAWGIYRTLLSAAKFFS, translated from the coding sequence ATGTCCTCAGTGCTGAACGACCCGTCGGCGGCCGCCCCCGGCGGATCGAGCTGGCTGGCCAAGGAGCGCACGATTGCCGCTCCCGGCTTCAACCGCTGGCTGGTGCCGCCGAGTGCGCTCGCCATCCATCTGTGCATCGGCATGGCCTATGGCTTCTCGGTGTTCTGGCTGCCGCTGTCCAAGATGATGCAGACCGCCGGTACCGGCGCGGCCTGCGGCAAGGACGTCGGCTTCTTTGCCCAGCTGTTCACCACCGCGTGTGACTGGAATGTCGCCACCCTCGGCTGGATGTACACCCTGTTCTTCGTGTTCCTGGGCTGCTCGGCTGCCATCTGGGGCGGTTGGCTGGAACGCGCCGGTCCGCGCAAGGCGGGCCTGGTGAGCGCGGTGTGCTGGTGCGGCGGCATGCTGCTGTCGGCCCTGGGCATTCACACCCATCAGTTCTGGATGATGATCCTGGGCTCGGGCGTGATCGGCGGCATCGGCCTGGGCCTGGGCTATATCTCGCCGGTCTCCACGCTGATCAAGTGGTTCCCGGACCGCCGCGGCATGGCCACCGGCATGGCCATCATGGGCTTCGGCGGCGGCGCGATGATCGGCTCGCCGCTGGCGGTGGAGCTGATGAAGCACTTCGCCACCCCGACCGACGCCGGCGTGATGCAGACCTTCGTCGTGATGGCGCTGGTGTACTTCGTGTTCATGGTTGCCGGTGCGATGGGTTACCGCGTGCCGCCGACCGGCTGGAAGCCCGAAGGCTGGACGCCGCCGGTGGCCCAGGCCACCAACACCATGATCACGCAGCGCCATGTGCACGTGAAGAAGGTGTGGGGCATTCCCCAGTTCTGGCTGGTGTGGATCGTGTTGTGCATGAACGTGTCGGCCGGCATCGGCGTGATCGGCATGGCCAGCCCGATGCTGCAGGAAATCTTCGGCGGCAAGCTGATCGGTCTTGAACTGCCGTTCAGTGAGCTGGACAAGGGCCAACTGGCCGCGATCGCCGCCATCGCCGGTGGCTTCACCGCGCTGCTGAGCCTGTTCAACATCGGTGGCCGCTTCGTCTGGGCCTCGGCGTCGGACAAGCTGGGCCGCAAGCTGACCTACACCGTGTTCTTCGTGCTGGGCGGCCTGCTGTATGCCAGCCTGCCGAGCAGCGCGGCCGCCGGCCACAAGCTGGCCTTCGTGGGCGCGGTCTGCATCATCTTGTCGATGTACGGCGGCGGCTTCGCCACCGTGCCGGCCTACCTGGGCGACCTGTTCGGCACCCAGATGGTGGGCGCGATCCACGGCCGTCTGCTGACCGCCTGGGCCACCGCCGGCATCCTCGGCCCGATCGTCGTGAACTACATGCGCGACTACCAGCTGGGCCTGGGCATCCCCAAGGACCAGGTCTACAACCAGACCATGTACATCCTGGTGGGCCTGCTGGTGATCGGCCTGATCGCCAACCTGATGATCCGCCCCGTGGCCGACAAGCACTTCATGACCGACGCCGAACTGGCCGTCGAGAAGAAGCTGGCCAGCGAGAAGGCCGCCGCCAATGAAGTGGGCAGCGGCCCGGGTGCCGGCAAGGCCACCCCGGTGGCGCTGGTCGCACTGGCCTGGGCGGCGGTGAGCATCCCTCTGGCTTGGGGGATTTACCGCACGCTG